A window of the Carassius carassius chromosome 36, fCarCar2.1, whole genome shotgun sequence genome harbors these coding sequences:
- the LOC132116625 gene encoding sphingosine 1-phosphate receptor 3-like, whose protein sequence is MINKQVCLHYNYAGKLNNCNDTKGTPLDPETAVFLVISSLIILENLIVLLAIWQNHKFHNQMFFFIANLALCDLLVGVTYIVNLLMSGKQTLHLTPAKWFVREGSTFVALSASIFSLLAIAIERHLTMIKMRPHDAKQNYRVFLLIGMCWLIAITLGALPILGWNCLGDLPQCSTILPLYSKSYVTFCITIYISLLLAISILYVHIYAMVKSSSRKVTSRSNCEHSMALLRTVSIVLGVFITCWTPIFVLLLVDVACGNKKCPVLLKANWLVTLAILNSAMNPVIYTLASREMRRAFFRLMCGCLLGDGATGCKQNMDPSQSKSSSNCPQAAEQENPDANAHNQTNTS, encoded by the coding sequence ATGATCAACAAACAGGTTTGCCTGCATTACAACTACGCAGGGAAACTAAACAATTGTAATGACACCAAAGGCACCCCGTTGGACCCCGAAACTGCAGTGTTTTTGGTCATCAGCAGCCTCATCATCTTGGAGAACCTGATAGTGCTGTTGGCCATCTGGCAAAACCACAAATTCCATAACCAGATGTTCTTTTTTATTGCCAACCTGGCTCTGTGCGACTTGTTAGTTGGCGTGACTTATATAGTCAACCTGCTGATGTCAGGAAAGCAGACGTTACACTTGACTCCAGCCAAGTGGTTTGTTCGAGAAGGGAGTACGTTTGTAGCACTAAGTGCTTCTATTTTCAGCTTACTTGCAATTGCGATCGAACGCCACCTCACTATGATCAAAATGAGGCCTCATGATGCAAAGCAAAACTACCGGGTGTTTCTGCTCATAGGAATGTGCTGGTTAATCGCTATCACTCTAGGAGCACTGCCTATTTTAGGCTGGAACTGTTTAGGTGATCTTCCTCAGTGCTCGACCATCTTACCTCTTTACAGCAAGAGCTACGTCACGTTCTGCATCACTATCTACATCTCCCTCCTGCTGGCCATCTCCATCCTCTATGTCCACATTTACGCCATGGTCAAGAGCAGCAGCCGCAAAGTCACCAGTCGCAGCAACTGCGAGCACTCCATGGCGCTCCTGCGCACCGTCAGCATCGTGTTGGGCGTCTTCATCACCTGCTGGACGCCCATCTTCGTGCTGCTGCTCGTCGATGTGGCCTGTGGGAACAAAAAGTGCCCGGTTCTGCTTAAAGCCAATTGGCTTGTGACACTAGCCATCTTGAATTCCGCCATGAACCCTGTCATCTACACGCTGGCCAGCAGGGAGATGCGCCGGGCGTTTTTCAGGCTCATGTGCGGGTGTCTGCTGGGGGACGGCGCCACAGGGTGCAAGCAGAACATGGACCCCAGCCAGAGCAAATCCAGCTCCAACTGCCCTCAGGCAGCCGAACAGGAAAACCCAGACGCCAACGCACACAATCAGACTAACACAAGCTGA